Proteins co-encoded in one Streptomyces sp. NBC_01571 genomic window:
- a CDS encoding VOC family protein, which translates to MKTLFVAYRVTDLDRSLDFYTVLGYVELGRVDSREGSHLVILKFPGEPAASLELVHRPAGGRVDVGGGFDHLAIQVDALAATLERLTDAGLEPGPVGYPGGPRGPKTSWLTEPDGYRIELVEWPPGHLDGITAADFS; encoded by the coding sequence ATGAAGACGCTCTTCGTCGCCTACCGCGTCACCGACCTGGACCGCTCGCTCGATTTCTACACCGTGTTGGGCTATGTCGAGCTGGGCAGGGTCGACAGCAGGGAAGGGAGTCACCTCGTGATCCTCAAGTTCCCCGGCGAACCGGCGGCGTCGCTCGAACTCGTCCACCGTCCCGCTGGCGGACGCGTCGACGTGGGCGGAGGTTTCGACCACCTCGCGATCCAGGTGGACGCACTGGCCGCCACCCTGGAGCGGCTGACCGACGCCGGCCTGGAGCCGGGACCTGTCGGGTACCCGGGCGGGCCTCGCGGCCCGAAGACGTCATGGCTCACCGAACCGGACGGCTACCGGATCGAGTTGGTGGAGTGGCCGCCCGGACACCTCGACGGCATCACCGCCGCGGACTTCTCCTGA